One region of Miscanthus floridulus cultivar M001 chromosome 19, ASM1932011v1, whole genome shotgun sequence genomic DNA includes:
- the LOC136528258 gene encoding 26S proteasome regulatory subunit 8 homolog A-like yields the protein MATVSMDVSKPSALTAAGHEAATAKTRGGGDGLGKYYNKHIHDLLLAVQQRTNDLSRQEAQRNDLNSQVKLCREELHLLQEPGSHVGEVVKVMSKSKVLVKVHPEGKYIVDVDKSIDIAKLTPSTRVALRSGSYMLHVILPSKVDPLVNLMKVEKVPDSTYDMIGGLDHQIKEIKEVIELPIKHPELFESLGIAQPKGVILYGPPGTGKTLLARAVAHHTDCTFIRVSGSELVQKYIGEGSQMVRELFVMARERAPSIIFMDEIDSIGSARMESSGSGDSEVQRTMLELLNQLDGFEATNKIKVLMATNRIDILDQALLRPGRIDRKIEFPNPSETSRFDILKIHSRRMNLMRGIDLKKIAVKMNGASGAELKAVCTEAGMFALRERRVHVTQEDFEMAVAKVMKKDTEKNMSLRKLWK from the exons ATGGCGACGGTGTCGATGGACGTCTCGAAGCCCTCGGCGCTGACGGCGGCTGGACACGAGGCTGCCACGGCGAAGACGAGGGGTGGCGGCGATGGTCTGGGGAAGTACTACAACAAGCACATCCACGACCTACTCCTCGCGGTCCAGCAGAGGACCAATGACCTAAGCCGCCAAGAGGCCCAGCGTAACGATCTCAACTCCCAAG TTAAACTGTGCCGGGAAGAGTTGCATCTGCTTCAGGAACCGGGTTCACATGTTGGTGAGGTTGTGAAGGTGATGAGCAAGTCAAAGGTTCTAGTAAAG GTGCATCCAGAAGGCAAATATATTGTTGATGTTGATAAAAGTatagatattgcaaagctcacacctTCCACACGAGTTGCTCTTCGAAGCGGGAGCTATATGCTTCATGTTATTCTGCCCAGCAAAGTCGATCCATTAGTTAACCTTATGAAGGTTGAGAAAGTTCCTGATTCTACATATGATATGATTGGTGGTCTTGATCATCAAATTAAAGAGATCAAAGAG GTAATCGAGCTTCCAATAAAGCATCCTGAGTTGTTTGAGAGTCTTGGGATTGCGCAACCAAAG GGTGTCATTCTCTATGGCCCTCCAGGTACTGGAAAAACATTACTTGCTCGTGCAGTTGCTCATCACACAGACTGTACCTTCATTAGGGTGTCTGGTTCTGAGCTGGTTCAGAAGTACATTGGAGAGGGTTCCCAGATGGTTCGTGAACTTTTTGTGATGGCTAG GGAACGTGCACCATCCATTATATTTATGGATGAAATAGACTCCATTGGATCAGCTAGGATGGAGTCAAGTGGCAGTGGTGATAGTGAGGTTCAGCGCACCATGCTTGAGCTTCTGAACCAACTTGATGGTTTTGAAGCAACGAACAAGATTAAGGTTCTCATGGCAACAAACAGGATAGACATTTTGGATCAAGCCCTCCTGAGGCCTGGACGCATTGACAGGAAAATTGAATTTCCAAATCCAAGTGAAACT TCCCGCTTTGATATTTTGAAGATTCATTCAAGAAGAATGAACTTGATGCGCGGCATTGATCTGAAGAAGATCGCTGTGAAGATGAATGGAGCCTCTGGAGCAGAGCTGAAG GCTGTTTGCACAGAAGCAGGAATGTTTGCCCTTCGGGAGAGAAGGGTGCACGTCACCCAGGAGGATTTCGAGATGGCAGTGGCGAAGGTGATGAAGAAGGATACAGAGAAGAACATGTCTCTGCGGAAGCTCTGGAAGTGA